The following coding sequences lie in one Moritella viscosa genomic window:
- the ftsX gene encoding cell division protein FtsX — translation MNKQPNRPDASFIQRIQIRCQQHIHQAISSLTDVWRTPIASLMTMLVLGVSLALPSTLYVVLKNSQTVSEGWTSPTDINLFLKKDLPESRYKNLLHRLKTYKEVDTFEYISKEQGMEEFKRSSGLVSALTLLDHNPLPAVVVVTPKPYYRTAIAAQELLAKLEREPEVQQGKLDIMWLARLEGIISIFSDAVLVVSVLLLSSVLLITGNTIRLNILSNRAEIEVLKLVGATNAFVQRPFLYTGFWYGAIGGILAWLVTIFMVYWMEDTVLNLAQLYNTEFMIEGLVFSEVMLLFITAIGMGLISAAISVNYYIAKIEPS, via the coding sequence ATGAATAAGCAACCCAACCGACCTGATGCATCATTCATTCAACGTATCCAAATTCGTTGTCAGCAGCATATTCACCAAGCCATATCGAGTTTGACTGATGTGTGGCGTACACCCATTGCATCCTTAATGACGATGCTGGTACTTGGTGTCAGTTTAGCCTTACCGAGCACCTTGTACGTTGTATTAAAAAATAGCCAAACAGTTAGCGAAGGCTGGACTAGCCCGACCGACATTAATCTATTTTTAAAGAAAGACTTACCTGAATCCCGTTATAAAAACTTATTACATCGGTTAAAAACTTACAAAGAAGTCGATACTTTTGAGTATATTTCCAAAGAACAAGGCATGGAAGAGTTTAAGCGTTCTTCTGGGTTAGTTTCGGCATTAACACTATTAGATCATAATCCATTACCTGCTGTTGTAGTAGTGACGCCTAAACCTTATTACCGTACTGCAATTGCCGCGCAAGAGTTATTAGCGAAATTAGAGCGCGAGCCTGAAGTCCAACAAGGCAAGTTGGATATTATGTGGTTAGCACGCCTAGAAGGTATTATCTCGATCTTCAGTGATGCGGTATTAGTAGTATCAGTACTATTATTAAGTTCAGTGTTATTAATTACAGGTAATACAATACGGTTAAATATTTTATCTAATCGAGCCGAAATTGAAGTCTTAAAATTGGTAGGTGCCACTAATGCATTTGTGCAACGACCATTTTTATATACCGGATTTTGGTATGGTGCTATCGGCGGGATTTTAGCTTGGTTAGTGACTATATTCATGGTGTATTGGATGGAAGATACCGTCCTAAATCTTGCTCAATTATATAATACTGAATTTATGATTGAGGGATTAGTTTTTAGCGAGGTAATGTTGCTATTCATAACTGCTATTGGCATGGGGCTAATCTCAGCAGCTATTTCTGTTAATTACTATATCGCTAAAATTGAACCGAGTTAA
- the ftsE gene encoding cell division ATP-binding protein FtsE — MIRFDNVSKVYPGSLSALQKVNFHLEKGEMAFLTGPSGAGKSTLLKLISMLERPTAGEITLNGRNVTKISKSEIPFLRRDIGIIFQDHRLLVDRTVFDNVALPLIIKGYTAKQVNNRVLAALDKVGLYNKAKCYPPMLSGGEQQRVGIARAIISRPKLLLADEPTGNLDPQLSMEIIKLFEEFNRTGTSVLIATHDLGLIAKMRYRTLRIRRGEMCNDELQGI; from the coding sequence ATGATTCGGTTTGATAATGTATCTAAAGTTTATCCAGGCAGCCTTAGTGCACTACAAAAGGTCAATTTTCATCTTGAAAAAGGTGAAATGGCTTTTTTAACGGGTCCATCGGGTGCCGGTAAAAGTACTTTATTAAAATTAATCAGTATGTTAGAACGGCCAACCGCTGGTGAGATCACCTTAAATGGTCGTAATGTCACTAAAATTAGCAAATCTGAGATCCCCTTTCTACGCCGTGATATCGGTATTATTTTTCAAGACCATCGTTTATTAGTCGATCGAACCGTATTTGACAATGTTGCATTGCCTCTGATTATCAAAGGTTATACTGCCAAACAAGTTAACAACAGAGTGTTGGCGGCATTAGATAAAGTGGGTTTATACAATAAAGCCAAGTGTTATCCGCCCATGCTTTCTGGTGGTGAGCAACAACGTGTGGGTATTGCCCGTGCTATTATTTCTCGTCCTAAATTGTTGTTGGCCGATGAACCTACTGGTAATTTGGATCCGCAATTATCGATGGAAATAATCAAACTATTTGAAGAGTTCAATCGCACTGGGACTTCAGTATTGATTGCCACTCATGATTTGGGTTTGATTGCTAAAATGCGCTATCGCACTTTGCGTATTAGGCGTGGTGAGATGTGTAATGATGAGTTACAAGGGATTTAA
- the ftsY gene encoding cell division protein FtsY gives MAKKGMKNWFGFGKKEAEDTHENETSVNNEDIPQGNVIDSIQTDSAQVSNTEITETDVEVIETAIIDNTEARVIDETRAETAETDSVDIDAPKWYQFGKKKQSKQDTEQAETEAQPQQTIDEIDEQVTDVVVTPTIIADEVQTTAKVIETTPVIDTESTPVTEVPAVINERADDVVNEEPKDKFFTRLKRGLSRTKGNIGSGFKNFFRGKHIDDELFEELEEQLLIADLGVATTTRIIDNLTQQASRKELKNAEALYDILKKDMAEMLHKVEQPLEIDSNNKPHVILMVGVNGVGKTTTIGKMAKKFQGEGKSVMLAAGDTFRAAAVEQLQVWGDRNGIPVVAQHTGADSASVLFDAMQSATAKDVDVLIADTAGRLQNKAHLMEELKKVVRVMKKHDATAPHEIMLTIDAGTGQNALSQAELFKEAVGLTGITLTKLDGTAKGGVIFAVADKFQIPIRFIGIGEGIDDLRTFNSEEFIDALFSTEEQK, from the coding sequence ATGGCAAAGAAAGGCATGAAAAATTGGTTTGGCTTCGGTAAAAAAGAAGCAGAAGACACACATGAAAATGAAACTTCAGTAAATAATGAAGATATTCCACAGGGTAATGTAATTGACAGTATTCAAACTGACAGCGCTCAAGTTAGCAATACTGAGATAACAGAAACAGACGTTGAGGTGATTGAAACTGCGATTATTGATAACACTGAGGCTCGTGTTATTGATGAGACTAGGGCTGAAACGGCTGAGACTGATAGCGTGGATATTGACGCTCCAAAGTGGTACCAGTTTGGTAAAAAGAAACAATCAAAACAGGATACCGAACAAGCCGAGACAGAAGCGCAACCGCAACAAACGATAGACGAAATCGATGAGCAAGTAACAGACGTTGTTGTTACACCGACGATTATTGCGGATGAGGTTCAAACAACAGCAAAGGTTATCGAAACCACTCCTGTTATCGACACTGAAAGTACGCCTGTAACTGAAGTTCCCGCTGTAATTAATGAACGTGCAGATGATGTGGTTAATGAAGAACCAAAAGATAAGTTTTTTACCCGCTTAAAACGTGGTTTATCACGTACCAAGGGTAATATCGGTAGTGGTTTTAAAAACTTCTTCCGTGGTAAGCATATCGATGATGAGTTATTTGAAGAACTCGAAGAGCAGTTATTAATTGCCGATCTTGGTGTTGCGACAACGACTCGCATTATTGATAACTTAACGCAGCAAGCCTCGCGTAAAGAATTAAAAAATGCAGAAGCTCTTTACGATATCTTGAAAAAAGATATGGCTGAGATGTTGCATAAAGTTGAGCAGCCCTTAGAAATCGATAGTAACAACAAACCACACGTGATCTTAATGGTCGGTGTGAATGGTGTGGGTAAAACCACTACTATCGGTAAAATGGCGAAGAAATTCCAAGGCGAAGGTAAATCTGTGATGCTGGCTGCTGGTGATACATTCCGTGCAGCAGCGGTTGAGCAATTACAAGTATGGGGTGATCGTAACGGCATCCCTGTTGTTGCACAACATACTGGTGCGGATAGTGCGTCGGTACTATTTGATGCCATGCAATCGGCAACAGCAAAAGACGTAGACGTACTGATCGCAGATACCGCAGGTCGTTTGCAAAACAAAGCGCATTTAATGGAAGAGCTGAAGAAAGTTGTGCGTGTGATGAAAAAACACGACGCGACTGCACCGCATGAGATCATGTTAACGATTGATGCTGGTACCGGTCAAAATGCCTTAAGCCAAGCGGAACTATTTAAAGAAGCCGTAGGTCTTACCGGCATTACTTTAACTAAGTTAGATGGTACTGCGAAAGGTGGTGTTATCTTTGCGGTAGCAGATAAATTCCAGATCCCAATTCGTTTTATCGGTATTGGTGAAGGTATTGATGATTTACGTACTTTTAATTCTGAAGAGTTTATTGATGCACTCTTTAGTACTGAAGAACAAAAATAA
- a CDS encoding HTH-type transcriptional regulator, AraC family, giving the protein MPLIKPVMDQLDIALTQLEASATSFEQSPSKICLRQTSLTDALSWAHYQNEHDRLYYVNDKQHTLSLYMSGGYETHRTDVDSGFGAPGKFCLMPKDSESHWQLGQTQQFMHLYFSDDYLKQLALKVFDIDPRMLQLPELTFTDDAATEALFRYCMATSDWRSRDDHLAMEQVTNTILVSMLQNMGVTKLTAPIKGGLSPKVTALVCDYMQANFYRQVYLAELAELAQLSEYHFCRMFKQSMAQTPQAYLLAIRIEQAKLSMRTGQASMADIALQCGFANQSHMGRYFKKLVGISPRQYRDLSAS; this is encoded by the coding sequence ATGCCTTTAATAAAACCTGTAATGGACCAGCTGGATATTGCCTTAACTCAACTTGAGGCCAGTGCTACTAGCTTTGAACAATCGCCCAGTAAGATCTGTTTACGACAAACGTCATTAACGGATGCACTGTCGTGGGCGCATTATCAAAATGAACATGACCGCTTATATTATGTGAATGATAAGCAGCACACTTTGAGTTTGTACATGTCTGGTGGCTATGAAACCCACCGTACTGATGTTGACTCGGGGTTTGGTGCGCCAGGTAAGTTTTGTTTAATGCCGAAAGATTCTGAAAGCCATTGGCAATTGGGACAAACGCAGCAATTCATGCATCTATATTTTAGTGATGATTATCTTAAGCAATTAGCGTTGAAAGTGTTTGATATTGATCCGCGTATGTTACAACTGCCGGAATTAACTTTTACCGATGATGCGGCAACCGAAGCTTTGTTTCGTTATTGTATGGCGACTAGTGATTGGCGCAGTCGCGATGATCATCTCGCTATGGAACAAGTGACGAACACTATTTTGGTGTCGATGTTGCAAAATATGGGGGTCACTAAACTTACTGCACCAATAAAAGGCGGGTTATCACCCAAAGTAACGGCGCTGGTATGTGATTATATGCAGGCGAATTTTTACCGTCAGGTTTACCTTGCGGAGCTGGCCGAGTTAGCTCAATTAAGTGAATATCATTTTTGCCGGATGTTTAAACAAAGTATGGCGCAAACACCACAAGCATATTTGTTAGCGATTCGGATAGAGCAAGCGAAGTTAAGTATGCGTACTGGGCAGGCGAGTATGGCTGATATTGCGTTGCAATGTGGCTTTGCTAACCAAAGCCACATGGGGCGTTACTTTAAAAAGTTGGTGGGTATATCACCGCGCCAGTATCGCGATCTAAGTGCGAGTTAG
- a CDS encoding membrane protein: MSALLYVSMIFIWGFSWISIKWQHGDVPMEVSIFYRFAIAATVMFVVGKIWGKLQSVKRKDHAFLALQGVCLFCCNFIAFYSATLYIPSGLVAVFMASAPVFNAFHSKLFYKTQTNANFWLGAILGLAGISLLFAGDLLQTDWSQGTLYGLLFALLGTWCFSIGNMLSIRNTKNNVQPFTATSYAMVYGCVALLLIILVRGISFEFTITTQYIGSLLYLAIPASVLGFTFYLILVDRLGASNAAYILVITPVVALSVSAVFKDYYWTLYSTLGLVLVILGNVLTQRKKALLTRTKVQSLIMYR; encoded by the coding sequence ATGTCAGCATTACTTTATGTTTCGATGATATTTATTTGGGGTTTTTCGTGGATATCAATCAAGTGGCAACACGGTGATGTACCAATGGAAGTATCAATCTTTTACCGTTTTGCAATTGCGGCTACGGTCATGTTTGTTGTCGGCAAAATATGGGGAAAACTACAATCCGTAAAACGTAAAGACCATGCTTTTTTGGCATTGCAAGGCGTGTGTTTATTCTGTTGTAATTTCATCGCCTTTTACAGTGCGACTTTGTATATTCCCAGTGGCTTAGTCGCGGTATTTATGGCAAGTGCACCGGTATTCAATGCCTTTCACAGCAAGCTGTTTTACAAAACCCAAACCAATGCTAATTTCTGGTTAGGGGCCATACTTGGGCTTGCTGGTATTAGCTTGTTGTTTGCAGGTGATTTACTGCAAACAGATTGGTCACAAGGTACTTTATACGGTCTGTTATTTGCCCTACTTGGCACTTGGTGTTTCTCGATTGGCAATATGCTAAGTATACGTAATACCAAGAATAATGTGCAGCCCTTCACCGCCACCAGCTATGCCATGGTTTATGGCTGTGTTGCCTTATTATTGATTATTTTAGTCCGTGGTATCTCGTTTGAATTTACAATAACGACGCAATATATCGGCAGTTTATTATATCTCGCCATTCCGGCATCGGTACTTGGCTTTACGTTTTATCTTATCTTGGTAGACCGTTTAGGGGCCAGTAACGCTGCCTATATTTTAGTTATCACCCCGGTTGTAGCTTTGAGTGTTTCTGCGGTATTTAAAGATTATTACTGGACACTGTATTCAACGCTGGGACTGGTATTGGTGATATTAGGCAATGTATTAACCCAACGTAAGAAAGCCTTGCTTACACGTACTAAAGTGCAATCATTAATAATGTATAGATAA
- the metH gene encoding methionine synthase translates to MRDLVATIKNKQQLEQQLKKRIMLIDGGMGTMIQDYKLEEADYRGERFADWHCDVKGNNDLLVLSKPQLIADIHKEYLDAGADILETNTFNATTIAMADYDMESLSAEINREAARIARQVADEKTAENPDRPRFVAGVLGPTNRTCSISPDVNDPAFRNTSFDLMVEAYIESTKALIEGGSDIILIETIFDTLNAKAAVFAVKTVYEELGYELPIMISGTITDASGRTLTGQTTEAFYNSLRHAEPITFGLNCALGPDELRQYVDELSRISESYVTAHPNAGLPNAFGEYDLSPEDMAVHIKEWAEAGFLNMVGGCCGTTPEHIKAMADAVEGVKPRQLPEIEIACRLSGLEPLTITKDSLFINVGERTNVTGSARFKRLIKEENYDEALHVAQQQVESGAQIIDINMDEGMLDSLHCMQRFLNLVASEPDISKVPIMVDSSKWEILEAGLKCVQGKAIVNSISLKEGEDNFRHQAKLIRRYGAAMIVMAFDEDGQADTQERKFQICKRSYDILVNEINFPPEDIIFDPNIFAVATGIDEHNNYAVDFIEAVKDIKRELPHAMISGGVSNVSFSFRGNNPLREAIHAVFLYYCIREGMDMGIVNAGQLAIYDDLPKELLDGVEDVILNRNDNATEALLALADKYRDSGVEVEAETQEWRSFEVNKRLEHALIKGITEFIEEDTEEARQQAALPLEVIEGPLMDGMNAVGDLFGAGKMFLPQVVKSARVMKRAVAYLNPYIEASKQKSSSNGKILLATVKGDVHDIGKNIVGVVLQCNNYEIVDMGVMVSCDDILKKAVEENCDIIGLSGLITPSLDEMVHVAKECQRKGFKLPILIGGATTSKAHTAVKIEQNYDEPVIYVSNASRAVGVVSALLSETKKPELVARMAKEYETAREQHARKRPRSAPVTLDVARANKAPIDWVNYTPPVPKTLGVQKYISYSIAELRKYIDWTPFFMTWTLAGKYPRILTDEVVGEEATRLFNDANYMLDRLEEGGAGLEGVPDDYKIAVNGVIGLFPANTVNDDTIEVYTDETRSQVLTKLEHLRQQTKKKPGQYNNCLADFVAPKDSGKFDYVGAFAVTGGIGEDDVANYFKGIEDDYNAILIQSVCDRLAEAMAERLHELVRKEEWGFTPEEEWNNDDLIREKYQGIRPAPGYAACPEHTEKGTIWELLDPDSIGMKLTSSYAMWPGAAVSGWIFSHPESRYFAVASIQEDQVKDYAERKNMTLEEAERWLGPNLGYAPD, encoded by the coding sequence ATGAGGGATCTTGTGGCTACTATAAAAAATAAACAGCAACTGGAACAACAGTTAAAAAAACGTATTATGCTTATCGATGGCGGCATGGGTACGATGATCCAAGACTATAAATTGGAAGAAGCTGATTACCGTGGTGAACGCTTTGCTGACTGGCATTGCGACGTCAAAGGTAACAATGATTTATTGGTATTAAGTAAGCCACAGCTAATTGCTGATATTCATAAAGAGTACCTCGACGCAGGTGCTGATATTCTTGAAACCAATACGTTCAATGCGACTACTATCGCAATGGCTGATTATGATATGGAATCATTATCGGCAGAGATTAATCGCGAAGCTGCACGTATCGCACGTCAAGTTGCCGATGAAAAAACCGCAGAAAACCCTGACCGGCCACGTTTTGTTGCTGGTGTATTAGGACCAACGAACCGAACTTGTTCTATTTCTCCTGACGTAAATGATCCCGCTTTCCGTAATACTTCATTTGACCTTATGGTTGAAGCCTATATCGAATCAACCAAAGCGTTAATCGAAGGCGGTTCAGATATTATTCTTATCGAAACTATCTTTGATACCTTGAACGCTAAAGCGGCGGTATTTGCGGTGAAGACGGTATACGAAGAACTCGGTTACGAATTACCGATTATGATCTCAGGTACCATCACTGATGCCTCGGGTCGTACATTGACGGGGCAAACAACAGAAGCATTTTATAATTCATTACGCCATGCAGAGCCGATCACTTTTGGTCTTAACTGTGCGTTAGGGCCTGATGAGCTACGCCAATATGTAGATGAATTATCTCGTATATCAGAGAGTTATGTCACGGCGCATCCAAACGCGGGTTTACCTAATGCGTTCGGTGAATATGATTTAAGTCCGGAAGACATGGCTGTGCATATTAAGGAATGGGCTGAAGCCGGTTTCTTAAATATGGTCGGCGGTTGTTGTGGTACCACACCAGAACACATTAAAGCCATGGCTGATGCCGTTGAAGGTGTTAAGCCGCGTCAATTACCTGAAATCGAAATTGCTTGTCGTCTCAGTGGCCTCGAGCCATTAACGATAACCAAAGACAGCTTATTTATTAACGTTGGTGAACGTACTAATGTTACCGGTTCGGCACGTTTCAAACGTCTGATTAAAGAAGAAAACTACGACGAAGCTCTGCATGTTGCCCAGCAACAAGTCGAATCTGGTGCGCAAATTATCGACATCAATATGGATGAAGGTATGCTAGATTCGTTGCATTGTATGCAGCGATTTTTAAACCTTGTTGCGTCAGAACCTGACATTTCAAAAGTGCCTATCATGGTCGATTCGTCGAAATGGGAAATTCTTGAAGCGGGTCTGAAATGCGTACAAGGTAAGGCGATTGTTAACTCAATCTCGCTTAAAGAAGGTGAGGATAACTTCCGCCATCAAGCTAAATTAATCCGTCGTTACGGTGCTGCAATGATTGTTATGGCCTTCGATGAAGATGGCCAAGCGGATACCCAAGAACGTAAATTTCAAATTTGTAAGCGTTCTTACGACATCCTAGTTAATGAAATTAATTTCCCGCCTGAAGATATTATTTTTGATCCAAATATTTTTGCCGTAGCAACGGGTATCGATGAGCATAACAATTATGCTGTTGATTTCATCGAGGCAGTAAAAGACATCAAACGTGAGTTACCTCATGCGATGATCTCGGGTGGTGTATCTAACGTATCTTTCTCGTTCCGTGGTAATAACCCGTTACGTGAAGCTATCCATGCCGTATTCTTGTACTACTGTATCCGTGAAGGCATGGATATGGGTATTGTGAACGCGGGGCAGTTGGCGATTTATGATGATTTGCCAAAAGAGCTGTTGGATGGTGTGGAAGATGTGATCCTTAATCGCAATGATAATGCCACCGAAGCACTATTGGCCCTTGCCGATAAGTATCGAGATTCCGGTGTTGAAGTGGAAGCTGAAACACAGGAGTGGCGCAGTTTTGAGGTAAACAAACGTTTAGAACACGCTTTAATTAAAGGTATTACTGAATTTATTGAAGAAGATACCGAAGAAGCTCGTCAACAAGCGGCATTGCCATTAGAAGTTATTGAAGGTCCGTTAATGGACGGCATGAATGCGGTTGGTGACTTATTTGGTGCCGGAAAAATGTTCTTACCGCAAGTTGTTAAATCCGCACGGGTAATGAAACGTGCAGTGGCTTACCTGAATCCTTATATTGAAGCATCAAAACAAAAGAGTTCGTCAAACGGTAAAATATTATTAGCCACCGTAAAAGGTGATGTCCACGATATTGGTAAGAATATCGTCGGCGTGGTGCTGCAGTGTAATAACTATGAGATCGTCGATATGGGGGTGATGGTTTCTTGTGATGATATTTTGAAAAAAGCAGTGGAAGAAAACTGCGATATTATTGGTCTATCCGGTTTGATCACCCCATCACTCGATGAAATGGTGCATGTGGCAAAAGAGTGTCAGCGTAAAGGTTTTAAACTGCCTATTTTGATTGGTGGTGCAACTACATCTAAAGCTCATACTGCAGTTAAGATTGAGCAAAATTATGACGAACCGGTTATCTATGTTTCTAATGCATCACGCGCAGTCGGTGTGGTTTCGGCATTATTGTCAGAAACCAAGAAACCTGAACTCGTCGCTAGGATGGCGAAAGAATACGAAACTGCTCGTGAACAACATGCTCGTAAACGACCACGCAGTGCACCGGTTACACTTGACGTTGCACGTGCAAATAAAGCACCGATTGATTGGGTTAACTATACGCCGCCAGTACCAAAAACATTAGGTGTGCAGAAATACATTAGTTACTCGATTGCGGAATTGCGGAAATACATTGATTGGACCCCGTTCTTCATGACTTGGACTCTGGCGGGTAAATATCCACGTATTCTTACCGATGAAGTTGTGGGCGAAGAAGCGACGCGTTTATTCAATGATGCTAACTACATGCTTGATCGTTTAGAAGAAGGTGGCGCTGGGCTTGAAGGCGTACCTGACGATTATAAAATTGCTGTCAACGGTGTGATTGGTCTATTCCCAGCGAATACTGTGAATGACGATACCATTGAAGTGTATACCGATGAAACGCGATCACAGGTATTAACCAAACTTGAGCATCTACGTCAGCAAACTAAGAAGAAACCAGGGCAATATAATAATTGTTTAGCGGACTTCGTGGCACCCAAAGATTCAGGTAAATTCGATTATGTGGGGGCATTTGCAGTAACGGGCGGTATTGGTGAGGATGATGTAGCTAATTACTTCAAAGGTATTGAAGATGATTACAACGCGATTCTTATCCAGTCTGTGTGCGACCGTTTGGCGGAAGCAATGGCCGAGCGTTTACATGAATTAGTGCGTAAAGAAGAATGGGGTTTCACGCCTGAAGAAGAGTGGAACAACGATGATTTGATCCGTGAAAAATACCAAGGTATTCGTCCGGCACCGGGTTATGCAGCATGTCCTGAGCATACTGAGAAAGGTACTATTTGGGAGTTGCTAGATCCAGACAGTATCGGTATGAAGTTAACCTCTTCTTATGCGATGTGGCCGGGTGCTGCTGTCTCTGGCTGGATATTCTCCCATCCAGAATCACGTTATTTTGCGGTTGCGTCTATCCAAGAAGACCAAGTGAAAGATTATGCTGAACGTAAAAACATGACACTTGAAGAAGCAGAGCGTTGGTTAGGGCCTAACTTAGGGTATGCGCCTGATTAA
- the metA gene encoding homoserine O-succinyltransferase: MPIRIKDGLPAAEILGNENIFVMLESRATKQEIRPLQVVVLNLMPKKIETENQILRLLSNTPLQVNVELLRIDYRASKNTPQEHIDEFYHDFERIRHNNYDGLIITGAPLGLVGHDEVVYWPQIEEIINWSKTHVVSTLFLCWAAQAALKVLHGIDKKVHEKKFSGVYPQQTFHRHNPLVRGFDDEFSVPMSRYANFSEEMFTGTDLNILAANDETGVYLAASKDFRQVFVTGHPEYSADTLHQEYMRDIADGVKAEVPANYYKGNDAENAPRVTWRSHGNLLYSNWLNYYVYQQTPYDLNDL; encoded by the coding sequence ATGCCAATTAGAATTAAAGACGGGCTACCAGCGGCAGAAATATTAGGTAATGAAAATATTTTTGTAATGCTAGAGTCACGGGCAACCAAGCAAGAAATTAGACCGTTACAGGTTGTTGTTCTTAACCTTATGCCAAAGAAGATTGAGACTGAAAATCAAATTTTACGGTTATTATCGAATACGCCACTGCAAGTAAATGTAGAGTTATTGCGGATTGATTATCGTGCCTCTAAGAATACCCCCCAAGAACATATTGATGAGTTCTATCACGACTTTGAACGTATTCGACATAATAATTACGATGGTTTGATCATCACGGGTGCACCATTAGGCTTAGTCGGCCATGATGAAGTGGTATATTGGCCACAAATAGAAGAGATCATCAACTGGTCTAAAACCCACGTAGTATCCACTTTGTTCTTATGCTGGGCTGCACAAGCTGCATTAAAAGTCTTGCATGGCATTGATAAAAAAGTCCATGAAAAGAAATTTTCTGGTGTCTACCCACAGCAAACATTCCACCGTCATAACCCATTAGTTCGCGGATTTGATGATGAGTTTTCCGTGCCGATGTCGCGTTATGCAAATTTCTCTGAAGAAATGTTTACTGGTACAGATCTAAATATTTTAGCCGCGAATGATGAAACAGGGGTGTATTTAGCCGCCTCTAAGGACTTCCGTCAGGTATTTGTTACTGGTCATCCGGAGTACAGTGCAGATACTTTACACCAAGAATATATGCGTGATATTGCTGATGGTGTTAAAGCTGAAGTACCAGCTAATTATTATAAAGGTAATGATGCAGAAAATGCCCCTCGTGTTACTTGGCGAAGTCATGGTAATCTGCTCTATAGCAATTGGTTAAACTATTATGTTTATCAACAAACGCCATATGACTTAAACGATCTATAA
- a CDS encoding membrane protein, whose protein sequence is MLTYIYLIAITAEAMSGALMAGRRNMDIFGVAVIAFVTALGGGTVRDLLLGNFPISWTQHPHYVYITICAGLFTILIAKHMNHLRRLFLVLDALGLIAFTIIGCNVAMKLGYHPTVVIMAGMITGICGGVLRDLLCNRTPVVFCKEIYAGISLLVAVLYLGLETLGIDHNINLIVAFCIGVSLRLCAIYWKWSLPTFNYTSEEWD, encoded by the coding sequence ATGCTTACTTATATCTATTTAATTGCGATCACAGCCGAAGCTATGTCGGGTGCATTGATGGCTGGTCGCCGTAATATGGACATCTTCGGTGTAGCTGTTATCGCATTTGTTACCGCGCTTGGTGGTGGTACAGTGCGAGATCTATTACTGGGTAATTTCCCAATATCTTGGACCCAGCATCCCCACTATGTTTACATCACCATATGCGCAGGTTTGTTCACGATTCTGATTGCTAAGCACATGAATCATTTACGCCGCTTATTCTTGGTGCTAGATGCCCTTGGGCTAATTGCATTTACCATCATTGGTTGTAACGTAGCAATGAAGTTAGGCTACCATCCAACCGTCGTGATTATGGCGGGTATGATAACGGGTATTTGTGGAGGGGTATTACGCGATCTACTTTGTAACCGTACCCCCGTAGTATTCTGTAAAGAGATCTACGCGGGTATCTCATTATTAGTCGCGGTACTTTATCTTGGCTTAGAAACGCTTGGCATTGACCACAACATTAATCTTATTGTGGCCTTCTGTATTGGTGTCTCACTGCGCTTGTGTGCGATTTATTGGAAGTGGTCATTACCAACATTTAACTACACTTCAGAAGAGTGGGATTAA
- a CDS encoding UPF0231 protein — protein MEQTALGNWIQGTLGTDKATIALIQAEIDLLKARQKQEYRLIGDEMTLTLTQEDVCACANSELIDFGEELDDDMNFYDAETVAVCGLEDFEILLQAWLRFFSQR, from the coding sequence ATGGAACAGACGGCGCTAGGAAATTGGATCCAAGGCACTTTAGGCACGGATAAAGCCACTATTGCATTAATTCAAGCTGAGATCGATTTATTAAAAGCGCGCCAAAAACAAGAATACCGTTTAATTGGTGATGAAATGACATTAACTCTGACACAAGAAGATGTCTGTGCCTGTGCGAATTCAGAGCTGATTGATTTTGGTGAAGAATTAGATGACGATATGAATTTTTATGATGCGGAAACGGTAGCTGTTTGTGGCTTGGAGGATTTTGAAATTTTACTCCAAGCCTGGTTACGCTTTTTTAGTCAGCGTTAA